From Camelina sativa cultivar DH55 chromosome 20, Cs, whole genome shotgun sequence, the proteins below share one genomic window:
- the LOC104769317 gene encoding uncharacterized protein LOC104769317 produces MSPFLSKLPKLSPQKDSQISLRLFSSSIDRLAPYLVFGKNRFGDDIRFLDISTTELITTDKKIPSELLEAKSTIGASQGWVATLNDETMDSSTQPHEHEEQFEPEEAPEEQLEPEEAPEEQLVPAEAAEDALIVPAGPITRSRSKRFNQTISGLLKELDKNQEDMAQTTMTLLTAQGAR; encoded by the exons ATGTCTCCGTTTCTCTCCAAACTCCCCAAGCTCTCTCCTCAGAAAGATTCTCAG ATTAGCCTTCGTTTGTTTTCATCTTCCATAGACCGTCTTGCACCCTATTTGGTCTTCGGCAAAAATCGTTTTGGAGATGACATAAGATTTCTCGATATTTCCACCACAGAATTAATAACTACTGACAAGAAGATCCCTAGTGAGTTGCTAGAGGCAAAATCAACAATCGGAGCATCCCAAGGATGGGTCGCTACCCTAAatgatgagaccatggacagCTCCACTCAACCACACGAACATGAGGAGCAgtttgaaccagaggaagcaccggaggagcagcttgaaccagaagaagcaccggaggagcagcttgtaccagcaGAAGCAGCGGAGGATGCACTAATCGTTCCGGcgggtcctataacaag gtcacggtccaagaggttcaaccaaaCTATCAGTGGACTACtcaaggagctggacaagaaCCAAGAAGACATGGCTCAAACCACTATGAcgttgctcacagctcaaggtgctcggtaa
- the LOC104769319 gene encoding aberrant root formation protein 4-like isoform X3 → MESSTVGSSDFEETIVTASPSRRVRELLALCFSSGEVGGGGFKDLESVVKELVSYLNCLSENDELENDVIEVLDEILKVVSSPQVDQLPKVTSKFADVSSRCLQLVEEIVDRFVEACNPRDMLSILCEALDAARCSLSPSSCSTPLLHGLSKVFISIQRRHFEQLKVAVPVVLNVLKDISLEKDVQVEDLFDKAVGIAFSIRDVSSKLKNEEEVKVRCLLGLYVIQITAILSVSIRDKAASCVPLVMQLEPLLTYCGLTHLGLITGSDTEKLMSTVAGDDDDFVSSFPDIELGASLLLVWAKISQEVGEATNAALGSDVDELQSNPVKRWQAYGMLKYILSSGNLLWAFKRHTIEFLLDITKGVSSSQCNDEKIDCSHYTPSIYAALQAVTLVIMYAPDADLRKKTFEALKRILSDIPAPERFHVLRALVTNSQSSSMTAILLGLVKDSMCSSSLQGTDCATADMHVIELVELVLRPPKGGPPLLPDQSDAVLAALNLYRFALLFNPRGKITENEAGKERSRVGSEVLSKKNLEKAYKEWLLPLRTVVGCSIAENVKEDHGHESSFDSVCLLNPIESVLYRCIELVEEKLTSHV, encoded by the exons ATGGAGTCGTCAACTGTTGGGAGCTCCGACTTTGAGGAGACGATTGTTACTGCTTCCCCTTCACGCCGTGTACGAGAACTTTTAGCTTTGTGCTTCAGT tcaGGTGAagttggaggaggaggatttaAAGACTTGGAGAGCGTAGTGAAAGAACTTGTCAGCTATCTGAATTGTTTGTCCGAGAACGATGAACTAGAGAATGATGTTATTGAAGTTCTTGATGAAATTTTGAAAGTTGTATCATCTCCTCAAGTAGATCAG TTGCCGAAAGTAACTTCCAAGTTTGCAGACGTATCAAGCAGATGTTTACAGTTAGTTGAGGAAATCGTTGATCGATTTGTGGAAGCATGCAATCCACGGGACATGCTTTCAATTCTTTGTGAG GCACTTGATGCTGCAAGGTGCTCTCTTTCACCCTCTAGTTGTTCTACTCCTTTATTACATGGGCTCTCTAAAG TATTTATTTCAATTCAGAGGCGTCACTTCGAGCAACTGAAGGTTGCAGTTCCAGTTGTCCTGAACGTTTTGAAGGACATTTCTTTGGAAAAAGATGTGCAAGTTGAAGATTTATTTGATAAGGCTGTAGGCATTGCCTTTTCAATCCGAGATGTTTCTTCAAAACTG aagaacgaagaagaagtaaaagtcCGTTGTTTGCTCGGTCTCTATGTGATACAGATAACG GCTATTCTTTCAGTTAGCATCAGAGACAAAGCGGCCTCATGTGTTCCTCTCGTGATGCAGTTAGAACCTTTGTTGACATACTGTGGTTTAACACATCTTGGTTTAATCACGGGGAGTGATACTGAAAAATTAATGAGCACGGTTGCTGGAG atgatgatgatttcgtCAGCTCTTTCCCTGACATCGAATTGGGTGCATCGCTTTTACTCGTCTGGGCAAAGATCTCACAAGAGGTTGGAGAGGCTACTAATGCAGCTTTAGGAAGTGACGTAGATGAGCTTCAAAGCAATCCAGTGAAAAGGTGGCAAGCTTATGGCATGTTGAAATATATACTTTCCTCTGGAAATCTGCTCTGGGCATTTAAAAGACACACTATCGAGTTTTTGCTTGACATAACAAAAGGAGTTTCTTCATCTCAATGCAATGACGAGAAAATAGATTGTTCCCACTACACACCTAGCATCTACGCTGCTTTACAG GCTGTTACATTAGTGATCATGTATGCCCCAGACGCAGATCTGAGAAAAAAGACATTTGAGGCACTGAAGAGG ATTCTTTCTGATATCCCAGCTCCTGAGAGGTTTCACGTTTTAAGAGCCCTTGTCACGAATTCCCAGTCTTCCTCAATG ACAGCGATCCTTCTCGGTCTAGTTAAAGACAGCATGTGCAGCAGTAGTTTGCAAGGTACAGATTGTGCGACCGCTGATATGCATGTTATTGAGCTAGTGGAGTTGGTCTTAAGACCTCCAAAAGGTGGTCCTCCACTCCTTCCAGACCAAAGTGATGCG GTTCTGGCAGCACTGAACCTCTACAGGTTTGCTTTGTTATTTAATCCAAGAG GCAAAATTACAGAAAATGAAGCAGGTAAAGAGAGGAGCAGAGTAGGCAGTGAAGTTTTGTCAAAGAAGAATCTGGAGAAAGCGTACAAAGAGTGGCTTCTGCCTCTTCGAACTGTTGTGGGCTGCAGCATCGCTGAGAACGTCAAGGAGGATCACGGTCACGAATCTTCATTTGACAGTGTATGCCTTCTGAACCCAATTGAATCGGTTCTATATAGATGCATCGAGCTCGTGGAAGAAAAGTTGACGAGTCATgtgtaa
- the LOC104769319 gene encoding aberrant root formation protein 4-like isoform X2 codes for MESSTVGSSDFEETIVTASPSRRVRELLALCFSSGEVGGGGFKDLESVVKELVSYLNCLSENDELENDVIEVLDEILKVVSSPQVDQEVIDELSFQLPKVTSKFADVSSRCLQLVEEIVDRFVEACNPRDMLSILCEALDAARCSLSPSSCSTPLLHGLSKVFISIQRRHFEQLKVAVPVVLNVLKDISLEKDVQVEDLFDKAVGIAFSIRDVSSKLKNEEEVKVRCLLGLYVIQITAILSVSIRDKAASCVPLVMQLEPLLTYCGLTHLGLITGSDTEKLMSTVAGDDDDFVSSFPDIELGASLLLVWAKISQEVGEATNAALGSDVDELQSNPVKRWQAYGMLKYILSSGNLLWAFKRHTIEFLLDITKGVSSSQCNDEKIDCSHYTPSIYAALQAVTLVIMYAPDADLRKKTFEALKRILSDIPAPERFHVLRALVTNSQSSSMTAILLGLVKDSMCSSSLQGTDCATADMHVIELVELVLRPPKGGPPLLPDQSDAVLAALNLYRFALLFNPRENEAGKERSRVGSEVLSKKNLEKAYKEWLLPLRTVVGCSIAENVKEDHGHESSFDSVCLLNPIESVLYRCIELVEEKLTSHV; via the exons ATGGAGTCGTCAACTGTTGGGAGCTCCGACTTTGAGGAGACGATTGTTACTGCTTCCCCTTCACGCCGTGTACGAGAACTTTTAGCTTTGTGCTTCAGT tcaGGTGAagttggaggaggaggatttaAAGACTTGGAGAGCGTAGTGAAAGAACTTGTCAGCTATCTGAATTGTTTGTCCGAGAACGATGAACTAGAGAATGATGTTATTGAAGTTCTTGATGAAATTTTGAAAGTTGTATCATCTCCTCAAGTAGATCAG GAGGTTATAGATGAACTGTCATTTCAGTTGCCGAAAGTAACTTCCAAGTTTGCAGACGTATCAAGCAGATGTTTACAGTTAGTTGAGGAAATCGTTGATCGATTTGTGGAAGCATGCAATCCACGGGACATGCTTTCAATTCTTTGTGAG GCACTTGATGCTGCAAGGTGCTCTCTTTCACCCTCTAGTTGTTCTACTCCTTTATTACATGGGCTCTCTAAAG TATTTATTTCAATTCAGAGGCGTCACTTCGAGCAACTGAAGGTTGCAGTTCCAGTTGTCCTGAACGTTTTGAAGGACATTTCTTTGGAAAAAGATGTGCAAGTTGAAGATTTATTTGATAAGGCTGTAGGCATTGCCTTTTCAATCCGAGATGTTTCTTCAAAACTG aagaacgaagaagaagtaaaagtcCGTTGTTTGCTCGGTCTCTATGTGATACAGATAACG GCTATTCTTTCAGTTAGCATCAGAGACAAAGCGGCCTCATGTGTTCCTCTCGTGATGCAGTTAGAACCTTTGTTGACATACTGTGGTTTAACACATCTTGGTTTAATCACGGGGAGTGATACTGAAAAATTAATGAGCACGGTTGCTGGAG atgatgatgatttcgtCAGCTCTTTCCCTGACATCGAATTGGGTGCATCGCTTTTACTCGTCTGGGCAAAGATCTCACAAGAGGTTGGAGAGGCTACTAATGCAGCTTTAGGAAGTGACGTAGATGAGCTTCAAAGCAATCCAGTGAAAAGGTGGCAAGCTTATGGCATGTTGAAATATATACTTTCCTCTGGAAATCTGCTCTGGGCATTTAAAAGACACACTATCGAGTTTTTGCTTGACATAACAAAAGGAGTTTCTTCATCTCAATGCAATGACGAGAAAATAGATTGTTCCCACTACACACCTAGCATCTACGCTGCTTTACAG GCTGTTACATTAGTGATCATGTATGCCCCAGACGCAGATCTGAGAAAAAAGACATTTGAGGCACTGAAGAGG ATTCTTTCTGATATCCCAGCTCCTGAGAGGTTTCACGTTTTAAGAGCCCTTGTCACGAATTCCCAGTCTTCCTCAATG ACAGCGATCCTTCTCGGTCTAGTTAAAGACAGCATGTGCAGCAGTAGTTTGCAAGGTACAGATTGTGCGACCGCTGATATGCATGTTATTGAGCTAGTGGAGTTGGTCTTAAGACCTCCAAAAGGTGGTCCTCCACTCCTTCCAGACCAAAGTGATGCG GTTCTGGCAGCACTGAACCTCTACAGGTTTGCTTTGTTATTTAATCCAAGAG AAAATGAAGCAGGTAAAGAGAGGAGCAGAGTAGGCAGTGAAGTTTTGTCAAAGAAGAATCTGGAGAAAGCGTACAAAGAGTGGCTTCTGCCTCTTCGAACTGTTGTGGGCTGCAGCATCGCTGAGAACGTCAAGGAGGATCACGGTCACGAATCTTCATTTGACAGTGTATGCCTTCTGAACCCAATTGAATCGGTTCTATATAGATGCATCGAGCTCGTGGAAGAAAAGTTGACGAGTCATgtgtaa
- the LOC104769319 gene encoding aberrant root formation protein 4-like isoform X1 — translation MESSTVGSSDFEETIVTASPSRRVRELLALCFSSGEVGGGGFKDLESVVKELVSYLNCLSENDELENDVIEVLDEILKVVSSPQVDQEVIDELSFQLPKVTSKFADVSSRCLQLVEEIVDRFVEACNPRDMLSILCEALDAARCSLSPSSCSTPLLHGLSKVFISIQRRHFEQLKVAVPVVLNVLKDISLEKDVQVEDLFDKAVGIAFSIRDVSSKLKNEEEVKVRCLLGLYVIQITAILSVSIRDKAASCVPLVMQLEPLLTYCGLTHLGLITGSDTEKLMSTVAGDDDDFVSSFPDIELGASLLLVWAKISQEVGEATNAALGSDVDELQSNPVKRWQAYGMLKYILSSGNLLWAFKRHTIEFLLDITKGVSSSQCNDEKIDCSHYTPSIYAALQAVTLVIMYAPDADLRKKTFEALKRILSDIPAPERFHVLRALVTNSQSSSMTAILLGLVKDSMCSSSLQGTDCATADMHVIELVELVLRPPKGGPPLLPDQSDAVLAALNLYRFALLFNPRGKITENEAGKERSRVGSEVLSKKNLEKAYKEWLLPLRTVVGCSIAENVKEDHGHESSFDSVCLLNPIESVLYRCIELVEEKLTSHV, via the exons ATGGAGTCGTCAACTGTTGGGAGCTCCGACTTTGAGGAGACGATTGTTACTGCTTCCCCTTCACGCCGTGTACGAGAACTTTTAGCTTTGTGCTTCAGT tcaGGTGAagttggaggaggaggatttaAAGACTTGGAGAGCGTAGTGAAAGAACTTGTCAGCTATCTGAATTGTTTGTCCGAGAACGATGAACTAGAGAATGATGTTATTGAAGTTCTTGATGAAATTTTGAAAGTTGTATCATCTCCTCAAGTAGATCAG GAGGTTATAGATGAACTGTCATTTCAGTTGCCGAAAGTAACTTCCAAGTTTGCAGACGTATCAAGCAGATGTTTACAGTTAGTTGAGGAAATCGTTGATCGATTTGTGGAAGCATGCAATCCACGGGACATGCTTTCAATTCTTTGTGAG GCACTTGATGCTGCAAGGTGCTCTCTTTCACCCTCTAGTTGTTCTACTCCTTTATTACATGGGCTCTCTAAAG TATTTATTTCAATTCAGAGGCGTCACTTCGAGCAACTGAAGGTTGCAGTTCCAGTTGTCCTGAACGTTTTGAAGGACATTTCTTTGGAAAAAGATGTGCAAGTTGAAGATTTATTTGATAAGGCTGTAGGCATTGCCTTTTCAATCCGAGATGTTTCTTCAAAACTG aagaacgaagaagaagtaaaagtcCGTTGTTTGCTCGGTCTCTATGTGATACAGATAACG GCTATTCTTTCAGTTAGCATCAGAGACAAAGCGGCCTCATGTGTTCCTCTCGTGATGCAGTTAGAACCTTTGTTGACATACTGTGGTTTAACACATCTTGGTTTAATCACGGGGAGTGATACTGAAAAATTAATGAGCACGGTTGCTGGAG atgatgatgatttcgtCAGCTCTTTCCCTGACATCGAATTGGGTGCATCGCTTTTACTCGTCTGGGCAAAGATCTCACAAGAGGTTGGAGAGGCTACTAATGCAGCTTTAGGAAGTGACGTAGATGAGCTTCAAAGCAATCCAGTGAAAAGGTGGCAAGCTTATGGCATGTTGAAATATATACTTTCCTCTGGAAATCTGCTCTGGGCATTTAAAAGACACACTATCGAGTTTTTGCTTGACATAACAAAAGGAGTTTCTTCATCTCAATGCAATGACGAGAAAATAGATTGTTCCCACTACACACCTAGCATCTACGCTGCTTTACAG GCTGTTACATTAGTGATCATGTATGCCCCAGACGCAGATCTGAGAAAAAAGACATTTGAGGCACTGAAGAGG ATTCTTTCTGATATCCCAGCTCCTGAGAGGTTTCACGTTTTAAGAGCCCTTGTCACGAATTCCCAGTCTTCCTCAATG ACAGCGATCCTTCTCGGTCTAGTTAAAGACAGCATGTGCAGCAGTAGTTTGCAAGGTACAGATTGTGCGACCGCTGATATGCATGTTATTGAGCTAGTGGAGTTGGTCTTAAGACCTCCAAAAGGTGGTCCTCCACTCCTTCCAGACCAAAGTGATGCG GTTCTGGCAGCACTGAACCTCTACAGGTTTGCTTTGTTATTTAATCCAAGAG GCAAAATTACAGAAAATGAAGCAGGTAAAGAGAGGAGCAGAGTAGGCAGTGAAGTTTTGTCAAAGAAGAATCTGGAGAAAGCGTACAAAGAGTGGCTTCTGCCTCTTCGAACTGTTGTGGGCTGCAGCATCGCTGAGAACGTCAAGGAGGATCACGGTCACGAATCTTCATTTGACAGTGTATGCCTTCTGAACCCAATTGAATCGGTTCTATATAGATGCATCGAGCTCGTGGAAGAAAAGTTGACGAGTCATgtgtaa